One segment of Antennarius striatus isolate MH-2024 chromosome 5, ASM4005453v1, whole genome shotgun sequence DNA contains the following:
- the prxl2b gene encoding prostamide/prostaglandin F synthase, translated as MANFDLSQVGKNLLKNESGENVELQSLWQDQPVVLFFLRRFGCQVCRWTASEVSKLEPDLRASGVALVGIGPEELGLKEFKEGGFLKGSIFVDEQKKSYKDLGFKRYTAISVLPAAIGKKVRDVAAKAKADGIQGNFSGDLLQSGGMLIVDKGGEHVLMHFIQDSPGDYPTLEEISKSLGISTAAKPGQKPVCNDDVCTR; from the exons ATGGCCAATTTTGACCTCAGCCAAGTCGGCAAAAACTTGTTAAAGAACGAAAGTGGAGAG aatGTGGAGCTCCAGTCTTTGTGGCAGGACCAGCCGGTGGTCTTGTTCTTCCTTCGTCGGTTCGGTTGTCAGGTGTGTCGCTGGACAGCATCAGAGGTCAGCAAACTGGAGCCCGACCTGAGGGCCAGCGGGGTCGCCCTGGTGGGGATCGGGCCCGAGGAGCTGGGCCTGAAGGAGTTCAAAGAAGGAGGGTTCCTCAAAGGAA GTATTTTTGTGGatgaacaaaagaaaagctACAAGGATTTGGGCTTCAAAAG ATACACAGCCATAAGTGTTTTGCCTGCTGCGATTGGAAAGAAAGTACGAGATGTAGCTGCAAAG GCCAAAGCTGATGGTATCCAGGGAAATTTCTCAGGAGATTTGCTGCAGAGTGGAGGAATGCTAATTGTGGACAAAG gtggagaacatgtCCTAATGCACTTTATCCAGGATTCCCCAGGAGACTACCCAACTCTGGAGGAAATTTCCAAGTCTTTGGGAATCTCAACTGCAGCAAAACCCGGACAGAAGCCAGTG TGCAATGATGACGTGTGTACACGGTGA